The Micromonospora sp. NBC_01740 genome includes a window with the following:
- a CDS encoding dihydrofolate reductase family protein yields MRKLVYYIAVTLDGFIAGPDGADPTGPGGFWPIPDDYLQHLVAEYPETLPGPAREAFGITGEGARFDTVLEGRHSYELGLKAGLTDAYPHLRHLVFSRTMGQSPDPAVEVLSADPVATVRELKRHDGRDVWVIGGGALAGALYPEIDRLVVKLAPLTIGAGIPLFGRGAVFEPRTWELTDHVVLGSGALFLTYDRTGRADA; encoded by the coding sequence GTGCGCAAGCTCGTGTACTACATCGCCGTCACCCTGGACGGCTTCATCGCCGGCCCCGACGGCGCGGACCCCACCGGCCCCGGCGGATTCTGGCCGATCCCGGACGACTACCTGCAACACCTCGTCGCCGAGTATCCGGAGACGCTGCCGGGCCCGGCCCGGGAGGCGTTCGGCATCACCGGCGAGGGCGCCCGGTTCGACACCGTCCTGGAGGGGCGTCACTCCTACGAGCTGGGGCTGAAGGCCGGCCTCACCGACGCCTACCCGCACCTGCGCCACCTGGTGTTCTCTCGCACGATGGGGCAGAGCCCGGACCCGGCCGTCGAGGTCCTGTCCGCGGACCCGGTCGCCACCGTACGCGAGCTCAAGCGGCACGACGGCCGGGATGTCTGGGTGATCGGCGGCGGCGCCCTGGCCGGCGCCCTCTATCCCGAGATCGACCGCCTCGTGGTCAAGCTGGCCCCGTTGACCATCGGCGCCGGCATCCCGCTGTTCGGCCGCGGCGCCGTCTTCGAGCCGCGCACCTGGGAGCTGACGGACCATGTCGTCCTCGGCAGCGGCGCGCTCTTCCTGACCTACGACCGCACCGGTCGGGCGGACGCGTGA
- a CDS encoding siderophore-interacting protein, with translation MTVGTIAVEAGVIRRPMLAEVVANRPLTPHLRRITLTGAELDRFGYDGPDQLARIFLAPAPGAELHLPGSPQWWPALQAMPAEQRPVVRNYTVRRLDAGRRELDIDFVLHGDGGPASAWARRAAPGDRIGVLSDGAAYAPPADTDWQLLVGDETAMPAITAAVEALPPDARAIALIEVGSAEHEIGVRTPAGVTLTWLHRGGTPAGGSDVVIRTLRDLAFPAGTPYAFVAGESAMVTTVRRHLCTERGIAKERVYFGGYWKLAPH, from the coding sequence ATGACCGTCGGCACCATTGCGGTCGAAGCCGGGGTGATCAGGCGCCCGATGCTCGCCGAGGTCGTCGCCAACCGGCCGCTCACACCTCACCTGCGGCGCATCACCCTGACCGGCGCCGAGCTCGATCGCTTCGGCTACGACGGGCCCGACCAGCTGGCACGGATCTTCCTCGCCCCCGCACCCGGCGCCGAACTGCACCTGCCGGGCTCGCCGCAGTGGTGGCCCGCCCTGCAGGCCATGCCGGCGGAGCAGCGACCGGTGGTCCGCAACTACACCGTCCGGCGCCTGGACGCCGGGCGGCGCGAGCTGGACATCGACTTCGTGCTGCACGGCGACGGCGGGCCGGCCTCCGCCTGGGCGCGCAGAGCCGCGCCCGGCGACCGGATCGGCGTGCTCAGTGACGGCGCCGCGTACGCCCCGCCCGCCGACACCGACTGGCAGCTGCTCGTCGGCGACGAGACGGCCATGCCGGCGATCACCGCGGCTGTCGAGGCGCTGCCGCCGGACGCGCGGGCGATCGCGCTGATCGAGGTGGGTTCCGCGGAACACGAGATCGGGGTGCGCACGCCGGCCGGGGTCACGCTGACCTGGCTGCACCGGGGCGGCACACCGGCGGGCGGCAGCGACGTGGTGATCCGCACGCTGCGGGACCTGGCGTTCCCGGCCGGCACGCCGTACGCCTTCGTCGCGGGCGAGTCCGCCATGGTCACGACCGTCCGTCGGCACCTGTGCACCGAACGCGGCATCGCCAAGGAGCGCGTCTACTTCGGCGGCTACTGGAAGCTCGCCCCGCACTGA
- a CDS encoding alpha/beta hydrolase, whose protein sequence is MVTYADLREARVAPLRDVAQAWTDLSRACAELEARCGAELTGPLRSSGWQGPAASAAMGRLSELDDEFEVASLQTRTAASVLREAAEEFGDLQRRLESAVGAARSLGLTVDEAGRVSAPAMAAGDRHDPDAETIHRRHVQNAAIHTELITRIVTEATEADSRIARALTQLKAGAPGQFAWEYNRANDGALAAAVALQLSEESIPAPGSSPADVHAWWSGLSDDERQVYLTAYPERIGALDGLPATDRDAANQLALRTFVGDDVGQHRDRDDPRHAAALMLLDKLEGAENAAPHERLYLLSFDPAGDGKAAVAIGNPDTAAHTAVLVPGVGTELDDIRGLIGRADDLREASVELAPAGADVSVVAWLGYDTPSVNLDIVSAVFGAKSEAGARALDGFVDGLRASHDDSPSHLTAIGHSYGSTVLGEAASTGDGLAADDLIAVGSPGMRVENAGEFNIDPRHVWAGAAADDTVVARPEETIGWLDGVPVVGEWLVDGLVGIHGPAPHDPEFGGNVLHVDTSGHSGYWAQNSQMLRSQAAVIVGDYEAAALDHGKAP, encoded by the coding sequence GTGGTGACGTACGCGGACCTGCGCGAGGCGCGCGTCGCCCCGCTGCGGGACGTCGCGCAGGCCTGGACGGACCTGTCGCGGGCCTGCGCGGAGCTGGAGGCGCGGTGTGGGGCCGAGCTGACCGGGCCGCTGCGCTCCTCGGGCTGGCAGGGACCGGCCGCCAGCGCCGCGATGGGCCGGCTCAGCGAGCTCGACGACGAGTTCGAGGTCGCGAGCCTGCAGACGCGGACCGCCGCGAGCGTGTTGCGGGAAGCGGCGGAGGAGTTCGGCGACCTGCAGCGGCGGTTGGAGTCGGCCGTCGGCGCCGCCCGATCCCTCGGACTGACCGTGGACGAGGCCGGGCGGGTGTCCGCGCCGGCGATGGCGGCAGGGGACAGGCACGACCCGGACGCGGAGACGATCCACCGTCGGCATGTCCAGAACGCCGCGATCCACACCGAGCTCATCACGCGCATCGTCACCGAGGCCACCGAGGCCGACAGCCGGATCGCCCGCGCCCTGACCCAGCTGAAGGCCGGCGCGCCGGGGCAGTTCGCCTGGGAGTACAACCGGGCCAACGACGGCGCCCTCGCCGCCGCCGTGGCGCTTCAGCTCAGCGAGGAGAGCATCCCGGCGCCGGGCAGCAGCCCCGCCGACGTGCACGCCTGGTGGAGCGGCCTGTCCGACGACGAGCGGCAGGTCTACCTCACCGCCTACCCGGAGCGGATCGGCGCACTCGACGGGCTGCCCGCCACGGACCGCGACGCGGCGAACCAACTGGCGCTGCGTACGTTCGTCGGTGACGACGTGGGCCAGCACCGCGACCGGGACGACCCGCGGCACGCCGCCGCGCTCATGCTGCTGGACAAGCTGGAAGGCGCGGAGAACGCGGCTCCGCACGAACGGCTCTACCTGCTCTCGTTCGATCCGGCGGGCGACGGGAAGGCGGCGGTCGCGATCGGCAACCCGGACACCGCCGCCCACACCGCGGTCCTCGTACCCGGCGTCGGCACCGAACTCGACGACATCCGTGGCCTGATCGGGCGGGCCGACGACCTGCGGGAGGCCTCGGTCGAGCTTGCCCCCGCCGGCGCCGACGTCTCCGTCGTGGCCTGGCTCGGCTACGACACCCCGTCGGTGAACCTCGACATCGTCAGCGCCGTGTTCGGGGCCAAGTCCGAGGCCGGGGCCCGCGCGCTCGACGGCTTCGTCGACGGACTGCGCGCCTCCCACGACGACAGTCCCTCCCACCTCACCGCCATCGGTCACAGCTACGGGTCGACCGTCCTCGGCGAGGCGGCCAGCACCGGCGACGGCCTCGCCGCGGACGACCTGATCGCCGTCGGCAGTCCCGGCATGCGCGTCGAGAACGCCGGCGAGTTCAACATCGACCCGAGACACGTGTGGGCCGGTGCCGCCGCCGACGACACCGTCGTCGCGCGACCGGAGGAGACGATCGGCTGGCTCGACGGCGTACCCGTCGTCGGGGAATGGTTGGTCGACGGTCTCGTCGGCATCCACGGCCCCGCCCCGCACGACCCGGAGTTCGGCGGCAACGTCCTGCACGTCGACACCTCCGGCCACAGCGGATACTGGGCGCAGAACAGTCAGATGCTGCGCTCCCAGGCGGCCGTCATCGTGGGCGACTACGAGGCAGCCGCCCTCGACCACGGCAAGGCCCCATGA
- a CDS encoding ABC transporter ATP-binding protein — protein sequence MTTTHTLAVESLTLGYADRVVIDSLDLLVPPGKITAIVGANACGKSTLLRSMSRLLAPRAGHVLLDGEQVHRLPARQLARTLGLLPQSPTAPEGITVADLVGRGRNPHQRVFSRWSREDDAAVAAALDATQTADLADRPVDELSGGQRQRVWIAMALAQQTDLLLLDEPTTFLDVSHQVEVLDLLTDLNLTRGTTIVMVLHDLNLAARYADHLIALAAGRLHAAGEPARVLTQECVRAVFGLESQVIVDPTSQKPLMLPIGRHHVTTSPGPGARVGG from the coding sequence GTGACCACCACCCACACGCTCGCGGTCGAGAGCCTGACGCTCGGCTACGCCGACCGCGTCGTCATCGACTCGCTCGACCTCCTCGTGCCGCCCGGGAAGATCACGGCGATCGTCGGCGCGAACGCGTGCGGCAAGTCGACCCTGCTGCGGTCGATGTCGCGCCTGCTGGCGCCCCGCGCCGGCCACGTCCTGCTCGACGGTGAGCAGGTGCACCGGCTGCCGGCCAGGCAACTGGCCCGTACCCTCGGCCTGCTTCCCCAGTCGCCGACGGCGCCCGAGGGGATCACCGTGGCCGACCTCGTCGGTCGTGGCCGCAACCCGCACCAGCGCGTGTTCTCGCGCTGGAGCCGGGAGGACGACGCCGCCGTGGCGGCGGCCCTGGACGCGACGCAGACGGCGGACCTCGCCGACCGCCCGGTCGACGAGCTCTCCGGCGGCCAGCGGCAACGGGTCTGGATCGCGATGGCCCTGGCCCAGCAGACGGACCTGTTGCTGCTCGACGAGCCGACGACGTTCCTCGACGTAAGCCATCAGGTCGAGGTACTCGACCTGCTCACGGACCTCAACCTGACGCGCGGCACGACCATCGTCATGGTGCTGCACGACCTCAACCTCGCCGCCCGGTACGCGGACCACCTCATCGCGCTGGCCGCCGGCAGGCTGCACGCCGCGGGGGAGCCGGCGCGGGTCCTGACGCAGGAGTGCGTCCGCGCGGTGTTCGGCCTCGAAAGCCAGGTGATCGTCGATCCGACGTCGCAGAAGCCGCTGATGCTGCCGATCGGCCGCCACCACGTGACGACCAGCCCGGGCCCCGGCGCGCGCGTGGGCGGCTGA
- a CDS encoding WXG100 family type VII secretion target, translating to MIELNVEPELLEKASRVCDDLRDDLRRGVSDVGDETRAAVAGLPGWQTRAALEQLRWSWSDDLAGLDRYLSQVGDALQGCAMDYRYSDEASAARFDIPER from the coding sequence GTGATCGAACTTAACGTCGAGCCGGAGTTGCTGGAGAAGGCGTCGCGGGTGTGCGACGACCTGCGGGACGACCTGCGGCGCGGTGTGTCCGACGTCGGAGACGAGACGCGGGCCGCGGTCGCCGGGCTGCCCGGCTGGCAGACCCGGGCGGCGCTGGAGCAGCTGCGCTGGTCGTGGTCGGACGACCTGGCCGGGTTGGACCGCTACCTGTCCCAGGTCGGCGACGCTCTGCAGGGCTGCGCGATGGACTACCGCTACAGCGACGAGGCCAGCGCCGCCCGTTTCGACATCCCCGAGCGGTGA
- a CDS encoding ABC transporter permease, whose amino-acid sequence MPSTMLVVGPKLGAALVVLTLVAAAVVTVGKLGHGRQVMVAAVRAAVQLGAVSLLIAAIVASLWATAAFVALMCAVAAATSGRRVTGGRRGWWAGAPIVAGSMLVVLGLLLSGLVPLRGIAIVPVAGILIGGAMTATSLAGRRALDELTGRRGEVEAALALGLLPREAVLLVCRPAAGQALVPALDQTRTVGLVTLPGAFVGVLLGGASPLAAGVTQLVVLVGLLAVEAVAVVLTVELVARGLLRPARREHHRTDASTRSRPADPGPP is encoded by the coding sequence ATGCCCTCGACGATGTTGGTGGTCGGCCCGAAGCTCGGCGCCGCGTTGGTGGTGTTGACCCTCGTGGCGGCGGCCGTCGTGACCGTGGGGAAGTTGGGCCACGGTCGGCAGGTGATGGTCGCCGCCGTCCGTGCCGCGGTCCAGTTGGGTGCGGTGTCGTTGCTGATCGCGGCCATCGTGGCGTCGCTCTGGGCCACGGCCGCGTTCGTGGCCCTGATGTGCGCCGTGGCGGCGGCCACCTCCGGCCGGCGCGTCACGGGCGGCAGGCGGGGGTGGTGGGCCGGCGCTCCGATCGTCGCGGGAAGCATGCTGGTGGTGCTGGGGCTGCTGCTGTCGGGCCTGGTGCCGCTGCGGGGCATCGCGATCGTTCCGGTGGCGGGGATCCTGATCGGCGGGGCGATGACCGCCACCTCGCTGGCCGGCCGTCGGGCACTGGACGAGCTGACCGGCCGGCGCGGCGAGGTGGAGGCCGCCCTGGCCCTGGGCCTGCTGCCACGCGAGGCGGTGTTGCTGGTGTGCCGCCCGGCGGCCGGGCAGGCGCTGGTCCCCGCACTGGACCAGACCCGGACGGTGGGCCTGGTGACCCTGCCGGGCGCGTTCGTCGGGGTGCTGCTCGGTGGAGCGAGCCCCCTGGCCGCCGGGGTGACGCAGCTGGTCGTGCTCGTCGGGCTCCTCGCGGTCGAGGCCGTCGCCGTCGTCCTCACCGTCGAACTGGTCGCCCGCGGCCTGCTGCGACCCGCGCGGCGCGAGCACCACCGCACCGACGCGTCAACCCGGTCGCGGCCAGCGGACCCCGGCCCGCCCTGA
- a CDS encoding iron-siderophore ABC transporter substrate-binding protein: MRSNRLLTGVVALAATLALTACGGSSKADDASTDGSSAAFPVTITHALGTTTIKEKPTRVATVAWANHEVPLALGIVPVGMAKANFGDDDNDGVLPWVAEKLKSLGGTAPVLFDENDGINFEAVADTKPDVILAAYSGLTQQDYDTLSKIAPVVAYPKAPWATAWRDTIKLESQALGLTKEGDALIADIEKQMADAAGKHPQLAGKSAMFMTHVDPTDLSKIGFYTTHDTRAQFFADLGMKAPASIAGLSAGTDKFTLDQSAEQIQVFDDVDVIVAYGDEKLLAAAQADPLLSKIPAIKRGSVVMLSGSTPLGTAANPTPLAIPFVLNDYVAMLAKAADKVS; this comes from the coding sequence ATGCGCTCAAACCGCCTCCTCACCGGGGTCGTCGCCCTGGCCGCCACGTTGGCGCTCACCGCGTGCGGCGGTTCGTCGAAGGCCGACGACGCCTCGACCGACGGCAGCTCCGCGGCGTTCCCCGTCACGATCACGCACGCGCTCGGCACGACGACGATCAAGGAGAAGCCGACGCGGGTCGCGACAGTGGCCTGGGCGAACCACGAGGTTCCGCTGGCCCTCGGCATCGTTCCCGTGGGAATGGCGAAGGCCAACTTCGGCGACGACGACAACGACGGCGTCCTGCCGTGGGTCGCCGAAAAGCTCAAGTCGCTGGGCGGGACAGCCCCGGTGCTCTTCGACGAGAACGACGGCATCAACTTCGAGGCGGTCGCGGACACCAAGCCCGACGTCATCCTCGCCGCGTACTCGGGTCTGACCCAGCAGGACTACGACACCCTGAGCAAGATCGCCCCGGTGGTCGCGTACCCGAAGGCGCCCTGGGCCACGGCGTGGCGCGACACGATCAAGCTGGAGAGCCAGGCCCTCGGCCTGACCAAGGAGGGCGACGCGCTGATCGCCGACATCGAGAAGCAGATGGCCGACGCCGCCGGGAAGCACCCGCAACTGGCAGGGAAGTCGGCGATGTTCATGACGCACGTCGACCCGACCGACCTCAGCAAGATCGGCTTCTACACGACGCACGACACCCGGGCCCAGTTCTTCGCGGACCTCGGGATGAAGGCGCCGGCAAGCATCGCCGGGCTCTCCGCCGGCACCGACAAGTTCACGCTCGACCAGAGTGCCGAGCAGATCCAGGTCTTCGACGACGTGGACGTCATCGTCGCCTACGGAGACGAGAAGCTGCTCGCCGCCGCGCAGGCCGACCCGCTGCTGTCGAAGATCCCCGCCATCAAGCGCGGCTCGGTCGTGATGCTCTCCGGCAGCACGCCGCTGGGCACCGCGGCGAACCCGACCCCGCTGGCCATCCCGTTCGTGCTGAACGACTACGTCGCGATGCTCGCCAAGGCCGCCGACAAGGTGTCATGA
- a CDS encoding FecCD family ABC transporter permease, translating into MTTLDSRALPDVAVVRRPARVRLLWFLVAAAVLLAVMVASVALGSRTVGWSDILAALQGADGTMEQAAVTKRIPRTLLAVVVGAALGLSGAVMQGVTRNPLADPGILGVNMGASLAVVTAMVTFGLSSATGYLWAAILGAGLAAVFVYAVGSLGRGGPTPLKLALAGAATSAALASLISAFVLPRNDVAGGFRSWQIGGVGGATYDSIRQALPFLAVGFAICLLSARALNSLALGDELAAGLGERVAVVRAVAAIGAVLLCGAATAVAGPIGFVGLVVPHVCRLLVGLDHRWLLPYSALLGASLLTAADVVGRVVARPAEIDVGIVTALIGAPFFIYIVRRQKVREL; encoded by the coding sequence ATGACCACGCTCGACTCGCGCGCCCTGCCGGACGTCGCCGTGGTGCGGCGTCCGGCCCGGGTACGGCTGCTGTGGTTCCTCGTCGCGGCCGCGGTGCTGCTGGCGGTCATGGTGGCGTCGGTCGCGCTGGGCTCCCGCACCGTCGGATGGTCCGACATCCTCGCCGCGTTGCAGGGCGCGGACGGCACCATGGAGCAGGCCGCCGTCACCAAGCGGATCCCGCGGACCCTGCTCGCCGTGGTCGTCGGCGCGGCCCTCGGCCTGTCCGGGGCGGTCATGCAGGGCGTGACCCGCAACCCGCTGGCCGACCCCGGCATCCTGGGCGTGAACATGGGGGCGTCGCTCGCCGTGGTCACCGCGATGGTCACCTTCGGCCTCTCCTCGGCGACCGGCTACCTCTGGGCGGCGATCCTCGGCGCCGGCCTCGCGGCCGTCTTCGTGTACGCCGTCGGCTCCCTGGGGCGCGGTGGCCCGACGCCACTCAAGCTCGCCCTCGCCGGTGCCGCCACGTCCGCCGCGCTCGCGTCGCTGATCAGCGCCTTCGTGCTGCCCCGCAACGACGTGGCCGGCGGCTTCCGTTCGTGGCAGATCGGCGGGGTCGGCGGTGCGACCTACGACAGCATCCGGCAGGCACTGCCGTTCCTCGCCGTGGGTTTCGCGATCTGCCTCCTGTCGGCCCGGGCCCTGAACTCGCTCGCGCTCGGCGACGAACTCGCGGCGGGACTCGGCGAACGGGTGGCCGTCGTGCGGGCCGTCGCGGCGATCGGTGCCGTGCTGCTCTGCGGCGCCGCCACGGCGGTCGCCGGACCCATCGGGTTCGTCGGCCTGGTCGTCCCGCACGTGTGCCGCCTGCTGGTCGGGCTCGACCACCGGTGGCTGCTGCCGTACTCCGCGCTCCTCGGCGCGTCGTTGCTGACCGCCGCGGACGTCGTCGGCCGGGTGGTGGCGCGCCCGGCGGAGATCGACGTGGGCATCGTGACGGCGCTGATCGGCGCCCCCTTCTTCATCTACATCGTCCGCCGGCAGAAAGTGCGCGAGCTGTGA
- a CDS encoding FecCD family ABC transporter permease — MSTTTLEAVTHGRVRRTLRRRGVLVVLAALVVAAFAVSLMVGRTFYPPADVLAVIAGEDVPGASFTVGTLRLPRAVLAILAGACFGLGGVTFQTMLRNPLASPDIIGISSGASAAAAFAIVTLHLGEAGVSAFAIVVGLAVALVVYTLSFRDGVAGTRLVLIGIGIAAMLDSITAYVLTQAAEWDLQEAMRWLTGSLNGATWAETVPVAVAVAVLAPVLLGQARNLSMMQLGDDTAAALGVRLERTRILVIVAAVGLIAFATAATGPIAFVAFLSGPIAARIVGAAGSLLLPSALVGALLVLVADFAGQFAFDTRFPVGVVTGVLGAPYLIYLLIRTNRAGGTL, encoded by the coding sequence GTGAGCACCACGACTCTCGAGGCGGTCACCCACGGCCGGGTTCGCCGTACGCTCCGGCGACGCGGCGTGCTCGTCGTGCTGGCTGCCCTCGTCGTCGCCGCGTTCGCCGTCTCGCTGATGGTGGGGCGCACCTTCTACCCGCCAGCGGACGTGCTGGCGGTGATCGCCGGCGAGGACGTCCCCGGGGCCTCCTTCACGGTGGGCACGCTCCGCCTGCCCCGGGCGGTCCTCGCGATCCTGGCCGGGGCCTGCTTCGGGCTCGGCGGCGTCACCTTCCAGACGATGCTGCGCAACCCGCTGGCCAGCCCCGACATCATCGGCATCAGTTCCGGAGCGAGCGCCGCGGCCGCCTTCGCGATCGTGACGCTGCACCTCGGGGAGGCGGGGGTGTCCGCCTTCGCGATCGTCGTCGGCTTGGCGGTGGCGCTGGTCGTCTACACGCTGTCGTTCAGGGACGGCGTCGCGGGAACCCGCCTCGTCCTGATCGGCATCGGCATCGCCGCGATGCTCGACAGCATCACCGCGTACGTCCTGACCCAGGCCGCCGAATGGGACCTGCAGGAGGCGATGCGCTGGCTGACCGGCAGCCTCAACGGCGCCACCTGGGCGGAGACCGTCCCGGTGGCGGTCGCTGTGGCCGTCCTGGCACCGGTGCTGCTGGGTCAGGCCCGCAACCTCTCCATGATGCAGTTGGGCGACGACACCGCGGCGGCGCTCGGCGTACGCCTGGAGCGCACCCGGATCCTGGTCATCGTCGCGGCCGTCGGTCTCATCGCCTTCGCCACGGCGGCGACCGGGCCGATCGCATTCGTCGCCTTCCTCTCCGGGCCGATCGCCGCCCGGATCGTCGGCGCGGCCGGCTCGCTGCTGCTGCCCTCCGCCCTCGTCGGCGCCCTGCTGGTGCTCGTCGCGGACTTCGCCGGTCAGTTCGCCTTCGACACACGCTTCCCCGTGGGCGTCGTCACCGGCGTGCTCGGCGCCCCCTACCTCATCTACCTGCTCATCCGTACGAACCGCGCGGGAGGCACGCTGTGA
- a CDS encoding ABC transporter ATP-binding protein — MAAEKISGGTVLRRALRRQRGRVVAGTALLCTHQATEALVPVAIGVIIDRAVATGDVRALLLSLAGLAVLFTVLAFAYRTGARLGYAALEQEAHLLRVEIARSALDPRGNRSGMRDGELLSVTASDAELTALVVRVAGLCAAALTAIAVSAVALLVVDVPLGLGVLVGVPLVVVALQRMAPLLSRRSAAQQEALAATTSLAVDLVTGLRVLRGIGAQDHAARRYAAASRHALDVTLRAATTKGLHLGLTTTVNGLFLAAVAGVAGWLAIQGRLTVGELVAVVGLAQFVAEPVQTLGWSVQLFAMARASAGRVARVLGAEPLTRPGTAGPPAPDPARLTLDAVGYAGLDGLCLRVGAGEVLGVLAHEPSEAEALVTLLSGRVPREDYRGTLYVDGVPAEDLHVDAVRVILLVEQHDVALFEGTLRANLAAGTDADEAVLRAAVRAAAAEDVLAAHPHGLDRLLTERGANLSGGQRQRIGLARALVADPPVLVLHNPTTAVDAVTEALLAEGLTSARAAAARGTLLITNSPVLLRSTHRVVVLDRGRVVAEGPHEHLLASDARYREEVLR, encoded by the coding sequence ATGGCAGCCGAGAAGATCAGCGGCGGGACGGTCCTGCGCCGCGCCCTGCGCCGCCAGCGCGGCCGCGTGGTGGCCGGCACCGCACTGCTCTGCACCCACCAGGCCACCGAGGCCCTCGTCCCGGTCGCGATCGGCGTGATCATCGACCGGGCGGTCGCCACCGGGGACGTACGGGCGCTGCTGCTCTCCCTCGCCGGTCTCGCCGTCCTGTTCACCGTCCTCGCCTTCGCCTACCGCACCGGCGCCCGCCTCGGCTACGCCGCCCTGGAGCAGGAGGCCCACCTCCTGCGCGTCGAGATCGCCCGCAGCGCCCTCGACCCGCGCGGCAACCGCTCCGGCATGCGCGACGGCGAGCTGCTGTCCGTCACCGCCTCCGACGCCGAGTTGACCGCGCTCGTCGTACGGGTCGCGGGGCTCTGCGCCGCCGCGCTCACCGCCATCGCGGTCTCCGCCGTCGCGCTGCTCGTCGTCGACGTCCCCCTCGGGCTGGGCGTGCTCGTCGGCGTGCCGCTGGTGGTCGTCGCCCTGCAACGGATGGCGCCGCTGCTCAGCCGGCGCAGCGCCGCACAGCAGGAGGCCCTCGCCGCCACGACCTCGCTCGCCGTCGACCTCGTCACCGGCCTGCGCGTGCTGCGCGGCATCGGCGCGCAGGACCACGCCGCCCGCCGCTACGCGGCCGCCAGCCGCCACGCCCTCGACGTCACCCTGCGCGCCGCCACCACCAAGGGCCTGCACCTCGGGCTCACCACCACCGTCAACGGCCTCTTCCTCGCGGCGGTCGCCGGGGTCGCCGGCTGGCTCGCGATCCAGGGCCGGCTCACCGTCGGCGAACTCGTCGCCGTCGTCGGGCTGGCCCAGTTCGTCGCCGAACCCGTGCAGACGCTGGGCTGGTCCGTGCAGCTGTTCGCCATGGCCCGCGCCAGCGCCGGGCGGGTCGCCCGGGTGCTCGGCGCCGAGCCGCTCACCCGGCCGGGTACCGCCGGGCCACCCGCCCCGGACCCGGCGCGGCTCACCCTCGACGCGGTCGGGTACGCCGGACTCGACGGGCTGTGCCTGCGGGTCGGCGCCGGTGAGGTCCTGGGTGTGCTCGCCCACGAGCCGAGCGAGGCCGAGGCGCTGGTGACGCTGCTGTCCGGCCGGGTGCCCCGGGAAGACTACCGGGGCACGCTGTACGTCGACGGCGTGCCCGCCGAGGACCTGCACGTCGACGCCGTACGCGTCATCCTCCTGGTCGAGCAGCACGACGTGGCGTTGTTCGAGGGGACGCTGCGCGCCAACCTCGCCGCCGGCACCGACGCCGACGAGGCGGTCCTGCGCGCCGCCGTACGCGCCGCGGCGGCCGAGGACGTGCTCGCCGCCCACCCGCACGGCCTCGACCGGCTGCTCACCGAGCGGGGCGCCAACCTCTCCGGCGGGCAACGGCAGCGGATCGGGCTGGCCAGGGCGCTCGTCGCCGACCCGCCGGTGCTGGTGCTGCACAACCCCACCACGGCGGTCGACGCGGTGACCGAGGCGCTGCTCGCCGAGGGGCTGACCTCGGCCCGCGCGGCGGCGGCCCGCGGCACGCTGCTGATCACCAACAGCCCGGTCCTGCTGCGCAGCACGCACCGGGTCGTCGTGCTCGACCGCGGGCGGGTCGTCGCCGAGGGCCCGCACGAGCACCTGCTCGCCAGCGACGCCCGCTACCGGGAGGAGGTCCTGCGATGA